GAATGAAAAACATCTTGGCAGGGGCGATACTAAAAATGTTATTCAGAAACGAAGCCAACCACAAACCTTTCTGAAAGTAAACCTTCTGCACACATCCGAATACCTTCCGCAAAGCACCCCGCAAAGCAGGAAAAAAGGCAAGGACAACACCCTTGTTTCATGAACCAAACCAAAAAACAACCGCAAGCAAAACCACAAAACAACCACGAACACCATACCCGCCCACGCCCGCGCCAGCCCAGCACAACACCGCAACCTGCGCCGTGCAAGGAGCAACAAGCCACGACGCCGCGCTCCCGCGCCAGCCGCTTCTTCTCAGCTGCCCGGCCCCTCTCAATTCTCTTCTTCTTAACCGCCTTCACACTCTTATCAACAAGCAACACGAGCGCCCAACACTTCTCTGAAATCATGTACAACCCCGCCGGAAACGAAGCTGCAGGAGAATTCATCGAACTCATCAACGCAACAAACCTCACAGGATACGCCATCGGCGATGCCAACCAAAACGACACCCTCCGCCTGGTGAGACAAGGAACCCTCCCCATCGCCCTCATCGTAACTGACACGTACAAAGGCGCACAAGGAAACGCGTGGGTCTACACAGCAGGAACGCGCATCGGCAACGGCCTTGCCAACAGCGGCGACACCGTCTACCTCTACCGAGAAGACACCCTCATCGACACCCACCACTACACCAACACGGCACGCGAAAACCACTCCCTTGAATGGAACGGAACACACTGGACAGAAAGCGAACAACCAGGAGGAACGCCCGGATCCTACCACCACCCGGGCATCGTCATCAAAAACGAAACGCCTCGGCTCCAAAACAACACCTCCTTCACCTGCACATGCACCAACGACCAACAAACACAACACACCAAACAAAACCCCGCAATCACTCCTCACACATGCCCGTGGCTCTGGAAACTGCGCTCACGAGAACTTCCACAAAACCCCCTCCATGAAAGCAACGCATCCAAAACGAGCAGGGACGAAGAAGCCTCTGCTACGTGGGAAGTGTGGCTCGACCAACCCGCTCGTGCCGCGCAAGCGTTCTGGACAGGCAACCTCATAACAGACCAAGGAACAACACGAATCACGTGGACCGGTATCGAACACCAAACCCTCCCCATCCCGCCACAACGAAAAGGATATGCAACCCTCACCGCAACCATCACCCTCGAAGGATGCGAACCACAAACGACAACCCTCCACCTCCCAACACCCCTCCCCAACATGAACGACCAACACAAACCGCCGGGCACGATGGCGCGCGTCATCATCCCAACGAGGCAGGAACCCATCGGAAACGAGCAGGGCGGCAAAGAAGACAACCAAGAAGATACCTTGCTCGCACACCTGTTCATTGTCAACAACGAAGAGCAACCCCGCACGTACACCATCACCACCAA
The Candidatus Woesearchaeota archaeon DNA segment above includes these coding regions:
- a CDS encoding lamin tail domain-containing protein is translated as MNQTKKQPQAKPQNNHEHHTRPRPRQPSTTPQPAPCKEQQATTPRSRASRFFSAARPLSILFFLTAFTLLSTSNTSAQHFSEIMYNPAGNEAAGEFIELINATNLTGYAIGDANQNDTLRLVRQGTLPIALIVTDTYKGAQGNAWVYTAGTRIGNGLANSGDTVYLYREDTLIDTHHYTNTARENHSLEWNGTHWTESEQPGGTPGSYHHPGIVIKNETPRLQNNTSFTCTCTNDQQTQHTKQNPAITPHTCPWLWKLRSRELPQNPLHESNASKTSRDEEASATWEVWLDQPARAAQAFWTGNLITDQGTTRITWTGIEHQTLPIPPQRKGYATLTATITLEGCEPQTTTLHLPTPLPNMNDQHKPPGTMARVIIPTRQEPIGNEQGGKEDNQEDTLLAHLFIVNNEEQPRTYTITTKLYKNLRPIQPLTTKHVTVADIDLEPLPFTLRGEGNYTFLITLSEPQTAWNTSWNITRTIPEHAAATKTTQQEKRRPSAEPTAKTTAPRTTGNTIYTSPLLRAKKIMPVALTGLASTLGAYGFLRSLAQNKKNQKNNKPPPTKSNTLPTQTKKKHHSRNETDPKRQKVENEKKKKHLNRKRREEPVQKR